CCCTGAGCCCGACTTGCCGGTCTTGTTTCCGTTCTTGCCGGCGGCTTCTGCCTGGGAGGCCTCGTCAGCGGCGGCCAACCTGGCTTCAAGCCGTTGGCGCAATGCGTGAAACAGCCGTCCGGCCAAACTGAACCAGGAGATGTTCCACGCCAGTTGCAGTCCGGCAAGAAAAATAAAAATCCAGACAATGGCAGAACCGCCAGGACTGAGGTAGAGACTGGCATTGCGGTGCAGAGCGCTGCCGACCATGCCGCCGCCCCAGACGTCACCAAAGGAAAAATCCCAGGCGGCGCCAGTGACGAGCAGGCAGATGGTCAGCAGAAAGAAGCCGCACCAGCGCCACCAGTGCAAGCCATAGGCAGGAGAAACGTAGGCCGCTCCCAGTGCGCCAAAAACCAATGGGCAAAGGAAGGCGGCCACGCCAAACACATCGTTGAGAAAGCCCGCAGTGTACGCGCCAAAAAGGCCAGCCTTGTTGTGCACTTCAACTGTTCCACTGACCACATGGTTAAGGCTGGGATCATTGGCGTCAAAGCTGAGCAGGCTGAGCAAAAGCAGCAATGCCCAGAAGAGCAAAAAAAGGCCAAAAAGTTCGCGGCTGAATTTATGGGCGTCCGTGGGGCTACCCTCCCGAACCGGTCATTATTCCCGGCCCAGGTATTCCTTGGAGCGGGTGTCCACTTTTACGCGGTCACCTTCGTTAACAAAAATGGGAACCTGAACAACAAGGCCAGTTTCGAGCTTGGCGGGCTTGGTGACATTGCTGACAGTGTCGCCCTTGGCGCCAGGCTCGGTTTCCACAACAGTCAGCACCATGCTTACTGGAATGTCAATGTCCAGCGGGCTGCCCTTGTAAAGCAGCACGCGGCATTCCTGACCGTCCTTCAAAAAGCCCTCTTTGCCGTCAGTGGTCGCGAGGGACATTTGCAGCTGCTCGTATGTGGTCATATCCATAAAAATGAGTTCGTCGTCCTGGCGGTACAGGAACTGCATGTCACGGGTTTCAAGATCGGGCTTGCCGACCTTTTCACCGGAACGGAAGGTGATGTCCTGCATGCGGCCAGTGAGAATGTTACGCAGCTTGGTGCGTACCATGGCGCCGCCCTTGCCGGGCTTGAAGTGCTGAAAGTCCACAATTTCGTAAGGGGTGCCTTCAACTTCAATTTTAAGTCCCTTGCGAAAATCCGTGGTTGAATACATAGTTACCTCCTACTTGTCGCCGCATATCGGCATAAACTGGCATTAAGGCCGGTCATTTGCCAACTGGGGCAAGAGCGGCTACCTTGTACGGAAGTGCTTTGCAGGAAACCACGATTCCGAACTGTAAATTTTTGCTGAAAATTGAGCACTTGTCAATACTCAACTCTCAAGT
This DNA window, taken from Desulfovibrio sp. 86, encodes the following:
- the efp gene encoding elongation factor P; protein product: MYSTTDFRKGLKIEVEGTPYEIVDFQHFKPGKGGAMVRTKLRNILTGRMQDITFRSGEKVGKPDLETRDMQFLYRQDDELIFMDMTTYEQLQMSLATTDGKEGFLKDGQECRVLLYKGSPLDIDIPVSMVLTVVETEPGAKGDTVSNVTKPAKLETGLVVQVPIFVNEGDRVKVDTRSKEYLGRE